From Pararhodobacter zhoushanensis, the proteins below share one genomic window:
- a CDS encoding YcbK family protein: protein MDALQRLRNRLAKPLIVLSAYRSPEHNRAVGGAPASRHMQGTAFDIAMSNHDPVAFEAAARAAGFLGFGYYPRSGFMHIDLGPARSWGEPFAVRATAFATETPPAREVLADSRTLRGGGAAGAATVGAAGVEVVQEILAEAQSSIQPLVPTLDTLRWVFIAVALGGIVVAIHARIDDWKRGRR, encoded by the coding sequence ATGGACGCTCTGCAGCGCCTGCGCAATCGCCTCGCCAAGCCCCTGATTGTGCTGTCCGCCTATCGCAGCCCCGAGCACAACCGCGCCGTCGGCGGCGCGCCGGCGTCCAGGCACATGCAAGGCACCGCCTTCGACATCGCCATGTCAAACCATGATCCGGTGGCATTCGAGGCCGCAGCCCGCGCGGCGGGGTTCCTCGGCTTTGGGTATTATCCGCGCTCCGGCTTCATGCACATCGATCTGGGCCCAGCGCGGTCCTGGGGTGAGCCGTTTGCGGTCCGCGCGACAGCGTTTGCTACGGAGACCCCGCCCGCGCGTGAGGTGCTGGCCGACAGCCGGACGCTGCGTGGAGGTGGAGCGGCGGGCGCGGCCACCGTCGGTGCCGCCGGGGTCGAGGTCGTGCAGGAGATTCTGGCCGAGGCGCAATCGTCCATCCAACCGCTCGTGCCCACCCTCGACACCCTGCGTTGGGTGTTCATCGCCGTGGCGCTGGGCGGGATCGTCGTCGCGATCCACGCCCGCATCGATGACTGGAAGCGGGGGCGGCGGTGA